The following are encoded in a window of Sminthopsis crassicaudata isolate SCR6 chromosome 5, ASM4859323v1, whole genome shotgun sequence genomic DNA:
- the A4GALT gene encoding lactosylceramide 4-alpha-galactosyltransferase, with product MSKQPIYVLKFLRGSTNQRVCTLLAITFKLMFLISIMIYWMAESKYKGQLHSLPLEVKCPLVLSSAPPPILDEPPDPSGNIFFVETSDRTNPNFLFMCSVESASRTHPGTRIVVLMKGLHGRNSSLPKHLGISLLSCFPNVEFRPLDLTDLFEGTPLASWYAFFHQRWHPYLLPTLSDAARIALMWKFGGIYLDTDFIVLKNLKNFTNALGIQSKYVLNGAFLAFEPRHEFMQLCMQDFVDNYNGWIWGHQGPQLLTRVFKKWCGSQSLQDRRSCREVHALPQEAFYPITWQNWKRYFEDISSQEFHTLLNKTYAVHVWNKKSQSVSFEITSKVLLARLYSRYCPMTSEIMKMYL from the coding sequence ATGTCCAAGCAGCCCATATATGTGCTGAAGTTCCTCCGAGGGTCCACCAACCAGAGAGTGTGCACACTGTTAGCCATTACTTTCAAGCTCATGTTTCTCATCTCCATCATGATCTACTGGATGGCAGAATCGAAATACAAGGGTCAGCTACACAGCTTGCCTCTTGAGGTTAAGTGCCCCCTCGTCCTTTCTTCAGCTCCTCCTCCGATCCTGGATGAGCCCCCTGATCCATCAGGGAACATCTTCTTTGTGGAAACTTCCGACCGGACCAACCCCAACTTCCTTTTCATGTGCTCGGTGGAGTCTGCCTCCAGGACTCACCCCGGTACCAGGATTGTTGTGCTCATGAAGGGTCTGCATGGTAGGAACTCTAGCCTCCCCAAGCACTTGGGCATCTCGCTGCTGAGCTGCTTCCCCAACGTGGAATTCCGGCCACTTGACCTGACTGACCTTTTTGAGGGCACCCCTTTAGCCAGCTGGTACGCCTTTTTCCACCAAAGATGGCATCCATACCTGCTCCCCACCCTTTCGGACGCTGCCAGAATAGCCCTCATGTGGAAGTTTGGGGGAATTTATTTGGATACGGACTTCATCGTCCTGAAAAATCTGAAGAACTTCACCAACGCCCTGGGCATCCAGTCCAAGTACGTGCTCAATGGGGCCTTCCTGGCCTTCGAGCCCAGACACGAGTTCATGCAGCTCTGCATGCAGGACTTTGTGGATAATTACAACGGGTGGATCTGGGGCCACCAGGGCCCCCAGCTCTTGACCCGCGTCTTCAAAAAGTGGTGCGGGAGTCAGAGCCTTCAGGATCGCCGGAGCTGCAGAGAGGTCCACGCCCTGCCCCAGGAAGCCTTCTACCCCATCACGTGGCAAAACTGGAAGAGGTATTTCGAGGACATCAGCTCGCAGGAATTCCACACGCTGCTGAATAAGACCTACGCGGTCCACGTGTGGAACAAGAAGAGCCAGAGCGTCAGCTTTGAAATCACTTCTAAGGTACTGCTGGCCCGGCTCTACTCCCGCTATTGCCCTATGACCTCAGAGATCATGAAGATGTACCTCTGA